A window of the Terriglobia bacterium genome harbors these coding sequences:
- a CDS encoding MmcQ/YjbR family DNA-binding protein has product MNVDAIREFCMSLPHATEQVQWVRDLVFKVGGKMFCVVNLEPQREEVLMSFKATEEEFHELQEVEGIIPAPYMAKNKWVALQRWDVLPTQELKRLVRTSYQQVYAKLPKKVQAGFGQGRGPSTRRRRTRAAPRSG; this is encoded by the coding sequence ATGAATGTCGATGCGATCCGCGAGTTCTGCATGTCGCTGCCACATGCCACCGAGCAGGTGCAGTGGGTGCGCGACCTGGTGTTCAAGGTCGGCGGAAAGATGTTCTGTGTGGTGAACCTTGAGCCGCAGCGGGAAGAAGTCCTGATGTCGTTCAAGGCGACCGAGGAGGAGTTCCACGAGCTGCAGGAGGTCGAAGGGATCATCCCGGCGCCTTACATGGCGAAGAACAAGTGGGTGGCGCTGCAGCGGTGGGACGTACTGCCGACACAAGAGCTGAAGCGGCTGGTCAGGACGTCGTATCAACAAGTGTACGCGAAGTTGCCGAAGAAGGTCCAAGCAGGGTTCGGACAGGGTAGGGGTCCTTCGACTCGGCGCCGCCGAACGCGGGCGGCGCCTCGCTCAGGATGA
- the glyS gene encoding glycine--tRNA ligase subunit beta produces the protein MADFLLEIGCEEIPARMIDGAEAELARRVGELLTRERLSADPKVEAYSTPRRVAVLARGIKPAQPDIEEQVTGPAVKVAFKDGQPGPAAHAFAKKVGVDVAKLDRVSTPKGEYLAAKVVNRGRSASEVLAEALPKEIAGLYWAKNMYWREGKPERFVRPVRWLVAMLDAQVVPVEFGGIESGRESRGHRILGREVSLERADSYAGALSDAKVVATRSEREQRIRKALDAATREVSGARWREDKALLDTVVNLTESPSAILGNFEREYLTLPEEVLVTVMRDHQKYFAVEDASGKLAPHFLAVLNTDGDPEGIIRHGNERVLRARFNDARFFWDTDQKVPLKERVEMLKKVTFQKDLGSYYEKALRMRRLTRHTVDELENSKIEINEPALSDAASLAKTDLTTELVKEFTELQGIVGGLYARAQGLDSVTADAIYDHYKPESMEDAVPRTIEGAVLSIVDKADSIAGMFALGLQPTGSRDPFALRRQANGIVKILAEHKLPLSVTKLFVEARASYKGSEAEKKFKDQEYKENVAGFLRERLEFYFKDVLGLEYDTVNAVLAAGAEDVPEAVARARAVSEARKAEDFQHIAAAFKRVKNILRQAEEKKFAVASRLDPVRMGDETAFKLVGESVAIGAAVEQYRQQKNYDQALRAMATLRPHVDAFFDKVMVMVDDEKVRSHRLAMLRDLLANFSTIADFSEIVTEGKSS, from the coding sequence ATGGCGGATTTCCTTCTTGAGATCGGGTGTGAAGAGATCCCGGCGCGGATGATCGACGGGGCCGAGGCGGAGCTGGCTCGCCGTGTCGGCGAACTCCTGACCCGCGAACGTCTGAGCGCAGACCCCAAGGTCGAGGCGTACTCTACGCCGCGGCGAGTGGCGGTGCTGGCGCGCGGAATCAAGCCGGCGCAGCCCGATATCGAAGAGCAGGTCACGGGTCCTGCGGTAAAGGTCGCGTTCAAAGACGGGCAGCCGGGGCCGGCGGCGCACGCGTTCGCCAAGAAGGTCGGTGTCGATGTCGCGAAGCTCGATCGGGTGAGCACGCCGAAGGGCGAGTATCTGGCGGCCAAGGTAGTGAACCGCGGGCGTAGCGCGTCGGAGGTACTGGCTGAGGCACTGCCCAAGGAGATCGCCGGGCTTTACTGGGCCAAGAATATGTACTGGCGCGAAGGGAAGCCGGAGCGATTCGTGCGTCCGGTACGCTGGCTGGTGGCGATGCTGGATGCGCAGGTGGTGCCGGTGGAGTTCGGCGGGATCGAGTCCGGGCGGGAATCGCGTGGGCATCGGATCCTGGGCCGCGAGGTCAGCCTGGAAAGGGCAGACTCGTACGCCGGGGCGCTGTCGGATGCCAAAGTCGTGGCGACGCGTTCGGAGCGCGAGCAGCGGATCCGCAAGGCGCTGGACGCGGCGACGCGCGAGGTGTCCGGGGCGCGGTGGCGCGAAGACAAAGCGCTGCTGGATACGGTCGTCAACCTGACGGAATCCCCATCCGCCATCCTGGGAAACTTCGAGCGCGAATATCTCACGCTGCCGGAAGAGGTGCTGGTCACGGTCATGCGCGACCACCAGAAGTATTTCGCGGTGGAAGACGCAAGCGGAAAGCTCGCGCCTCACTTTCTGGCCGTACTGAACACCGACGGCGATCCCGAGGGAATCATCCGGCACGGCAATGAGCGGGTGCTGCGGGCGCGCTTCAACGACGCGCGTTTCTTCTGGGACACGGACCAGAAGGTCCCTCTCAAAGAGCGCGTTGAAATGCTGAAGAAGGTCACCTTCCAGAAGGACCTGGGCAGCTATTACGAGAAGGCGCTACGGATGCGGCGGCTGACGCGGCACACCGTGGATGAGCTGGAGAACAGCAAGATTGAGATCAATGAGCCGGCGCTGAGCGACGCTGCGTCGCTGGCCAAGACCGACCTGACGACCGAACTGGTGAAAGAGTTCACGGAGCTGCAAGGGATCGTCGGGGGACTGTACGCGCGGGCGCAGGGATTGGATTCCGTAACCGCGGACGCCATCTACGACCACTACAAGCCGGAGTCGATGGAAGATGCCGTGCCACGGACGATCGAGGGCGCGGTGCTCTCCATCGTCGATAAGGCGGATTCGATCGCGGGAATGTTCGCGCTGGGCTTGCAGCCGACCGGGTCCAGGGACCCGTTCGCGTTGCGGCGCCAGGCCAATGGGATCGTCAAGATCCTGGCGGAGCACAAGCTGCCGCTCAGCGTCACGAAGCTGTTCGTGGAGGCGCGCGCCAGCTACAAGGGCTCGGAGGCGGAAAAGAAGTTCAAGGACCAGGAGTACAAGGAGAACGTTGCCGGGTTCCTGCGGGAGCGGCTGGAGTTCTACTTCAAGGACGTGCTCGGCCTGGAGTACGACACGGTGAACGCGGTGCTGGCGGCGGGCGCGGAAGACGTGCCAGAGGCCGTGGCGCGGGCGCGGGCGGTGTCGGAGGCGCGGAAGGCAGAGGATTTTCAGCACATCGCAGCCGCATTCAAGCGCGTCAAGAACATCCTTCGCCAGGCGGAGGAGAAGAAGTTCGCCGTCGCCTCCAGGCTCGACCCGGTGCGGATGGGAGATGAAACGGCATTCAAGCTGGTGGGAGAGAGCGTGGCCATCGGAGCGGCGGTCGAGCAATATCGCCAGCAGAAAAATTACGACCAGGCCCTGCGCGCGATGGCGACGCTGCGTCCGCACGTGGACGCCTTCTTCGACAAGGTCATGGTCATGGTGGACGATGAGAAGGTGCGCAGCCACCGGCTGGCGATGCTGCGCGACCTGCTGGCCAATTTTTCCACGATCGCGGATTTCTCGGAGATCGTGACGGAAGGGAAGAGTTCTTAG
- a CDS encoding glycine--tRNA ligase subunit alpha → MPNPKKNAPTFQELILKLQNFFAERGCVLQQPYDVEVGAGTMAPETFLRVLGPKPYNVAYVQPSRRPADGRYGDNPNRLFKHTQLQVILKPPPENVQELYLESLEAIGIDLRKHDIKFEEDNWESPTLGAWGIGWQVMLDGLEITQFTYFQQCGGVDLDPISAELTYGLERIAAFLQDVDSIYDIVWARDPKTGAVMTYGDVRYQDELQFSVYNFEAANVDFLWNHLQLYERECDALVKAYWLARDKKPDEIVRLGLSGLVDSEGRAISAVRFPLLGAFDLCLKCSHLFNILDARGAISVTERVGVIARIRTLAVGAAKAYLDQQEAAAETPREKACEVEKTA, encoded by the coding sequence TTGCCCAATCCTAAGAAAAATGCGCCCACCTTCCAAGAGCTGATCCTCAAGCTGCAAAACTTCTTTGCCGAACGCGGGTGCGTGCTGCAGCAGCCCTACGACGTCGAGGTAGGCGCGGGGACGATGGCGCCCGAGACCTTTCTGCGGGTGCTGGGGCCGAAGCCGTACAACGTGGCCTACGTGCAGCCGTCGCGGCGTCCGGCCGATGGGCGCTATGGAGATAATCCGAATAGGCTCTTCAAGCACACGCAGTTACAGGTAATCCTTAAACCTCCGCCTGAGAATGTGCAGGAGCTGTACCTGGAGTCCCTGGAAGCGATCGGGATCGACCTGCGCAAGCACGACATCAAGTTCGAAGAAGACAACTGGGAGTCGCCCACGCTGGGCGCGTGGGGGATCGGGTGGCAGGTGATGCTGGACGGGCTGGAGATCACCCAGTTCACCTACTTCCAGCAGTGCGGCGGCGTGGACCTGGACCCGATCTCGGCGGAACTGACGTACGGGCTGGAACGCATCGCGGCCTTTCTCCAGGACGTGGATTCGATCTACGACATCGTGTGGGCGCGCGACCCGAAGACCGGCGCGGTGATGACCTACGGCGACGTCCGCTACCAGGACGAACTCCAGTTCTCGGTGTACAACTTCGAAGCCGCAAACGTCGATTTCCTCTGGAATCATTTACAGCTGTACGAGCGCGAATGCGACGCGCTCGTCAAGGCTTACTGGCTGGCGCGGGACAAGAAGCCCGATGAGATCGTGCGCTTGGGGCTGAGCGGGCTGGTGGACAGCGAGGGCAGGGCGATCTCGGCGGTGCGGTTTCCGTTGCTGGGGGCGTTCGATCTGTGCCTGAAGTGCTCGCACCTGTTCAATATCCTGGACGCGCGCGGGGCGATCTCGGTGACCGAGCGCGTGGGAGTGATCGCGCGCATCCGGACGCTGGCGGTGGGAGCCGCGAAGGCCTATCTGGACCAGCAGGAAGCCGCGGCGGAGACGCCGCGGGAGAAAGCTTGCGAGGTCGAGAAAACTGCCTGA
- the recO gene encoding DNA repair protein RecO — translation MPLKQSEAIVLRSYPLREADLLVTCFTRAEGKVRGVARSAKKSKKRFGGALEPLTYVRLYWEDRERVELARLDSCEVLESPMATQVDYPRAVALGYVAEVLDQVLPDREAHDDLFRLTLSVLPQVQAGAIWMPLTYFDLWLVRLVGLLPELGECIECGTALNGSRAYFHPLAEGLMCGEHKRLASAEMSSESRATAAQMFRTSVETFAGEPWPRKRGADLRKFLQQRIEQHLERKLVTAAMLDRID, via the coding sequence ATGCCGCTGAAGCAGTCCGAGGCGATCGTGCTGCGCAGCTATCCGCTGCGCGAAGCCGACCTGCTGGTGACCTGCTTCACCCGCGCCGAAGGCAAAGTACGGGGTGTGGCGCGGTCGGCCAAGAAGTCGAAGAAACGGTTTGGCGGGGCGCTGGAGCCGCTCACCTACGTCCGGCTCTACTGGGAAGACCGAGAGCGGGTGGAACTGGCCAGGTTGGATTCCTGCGAGGTGCTGGAATCGCCGATGGCCACGCAGGTGGACTATCCGCGGGCCGTGGCCCTGGGGTACGTGGCCGAAGTGCTGGACCAGGTGCTTCCGGACCGCGAGGCGCACGACGACCTCTTCCGGCTGACGCTGTCGGTTCTGCCGCAGGTGCAGGCGGGGGCGATCTGGATGCCTCTGACGTACTTCGACCTGTGGCTGGTACGGCTGGTGGGCCTGCTGCCGGAGCTGGGCGAGTGTATCGAGTGCGGCACGGCGCTGAACGGCAGCCGGGCGTACTTCCACCCGCTGGCCGAGGGTTTGATGTGCGGCGAGCACAAGCGGCTGGCGTCGGCGGAGATGTCGAGCGAGTCCCGGGCGACAGCGGCGCAGATGTTCCGCACTTCGGTGGAAACGTTCGCCGGCGAGCCGTGGCCGCGCAAACGCGGGGCGGACCTGAGGAAGTTCCTGCAGCAGCGCATCGAGCAGCACCTGGAAAGAAAGCTGGTGACCGCGGCGATGTTGGACAGGATTGACTAG
- a CDS encoding prepilin-type N-terminal cleavage/methylation domain-containing protein, whose protein sequence is MRNRNGFSLLELLIVVAIILIIAAIAIPNLLRSRIAANEASAVNSLRTLTTAENTYNSTFPTIGYACNLNSLGGGKNPPDATAAGIIDDVLKSGTKAGYNFAPGVCPKAGALTTGFQYSAAPIAPNSSGVRYFCTDTTGTIHYSTDVPTCYAAGALIQ, encoded by the coding sequence ATGAGGAACCGGAACGGTTTCTCTCTTCTTGAACTGTTGATTGTGGTGGCAATCATCCTCATTATTGCCGCGATCGCCATACCGAACCTGCTGCGCTCGCGGATCGCCGCGAACGAGGCCTCCGCGGTCAACTCTCTCCGCACCTTGACCACGGCGGAGAACACTTACAACTCCACGTTCCCGACCATTGGGTATGCCTGCAACTTGAATTCCTTGGGAGGGGGAAAGAACCCGCCGGACGCGACCGCTGCCGGCATCATCGACGACGTCCTCAAAAGCGGCACTAAGGCGGGATACAACTTCGCTCCTGGTGTCTGCCCGAAAGCTGGCGCCCTGACCACCGGCTTCCAGTATTCCGCTGCGCCAATAGCGCCCAATTCCAGTGGGGTCCGCTATTTCTGCACGGACACGACCGGCACCATTCACTACAGCACGGACGTTCCGACCTGTTACGCCGCCGGTGCTCTTATCCAGTAG
- a CDS encoding HEAT repeat domain-containing protein, whose protein sequence is MLDKKQLKVQGLRYARSLQVVLRTVMMLSIDHRVASGPLQNSFDSLNNLLKQMGRFTLGFVENRIMLNNLLTTDAGLAQLENDFLKRGYGAVTFEPGLTLARYKTAVAVLATNPKLIEEAGGAKKYLESNPLEGVRVFPAGKNQARTESGDTILETEAETFLAAKQSEQMAMAGGGGGYGGLDALSMLLESACMERPEGFGVGGPSDIMKLIGPTVEAALVDRRGDPEKSCMALAKILQEVSPDMVMSAFPAHRQAELKGAPAEQVAGEFVEDTAIQWAVQKLATAPTGPEALVVEEDVVRVLVRSLQATRMANRMANKLATFVKEHVFPPTTYKKIQEELTWVGLPSKQKYTELMALKRFGVVEFRRLIEHLRDLMKEQELEKASELAKHYFDSLDGAELHPDELSRGPELINLMARVRTDFAATTSERLCRALLREDVNQFVHFQLANSLVILSKNVATFEEFDIIQNIGTAMEKSMARDPGLHVKCCSNGLAALLPPVAMERTIELLMQKRDDAAWAKTAMMLIRWSGTPAVEKLFQMLEKEQIAIHRMALLRFIAQTGSLALETARRQLSHERWYVVRNACKLLGELNDPDILQYLTPALQHEDERVQQAALTALNKNRVSGRGQVIAENLAFFGPHVQEQVLEELLYLRDPATLSALAQFILVEGRGKLTTSQKAVQAIAANPAEQSLELLANVLCETELEVALRRTALNALRNNPSEMAQRLLADFLARFPNDPLAADGQRKAKTAAS, encoded by the coding sequence ATGCTGGATAAGAAACAACTGAAGGTCCAAGGTCTTCGCTACGCGCGCTCGTTGCAGGTGGTGCTGCGCACGGTGATGATGCTGTCGATCGATCACCGCGTGGCGTCCGGCCCTCTGCAAAACAGTTTCGACTCCCTGAACAACCTGCTGAAGCAAATGGGACGCTTCACGCTGGGATTCGTCGAAAACCGGATCATGCTGAACAACCTGCTGACGACGGACGCGGGCCTGGCCCAACTGGAGAACGATTTCCTGAAGCGCGGTTACGGGGCGGTGACATTCGAGCCTGGGCTCACGCTGGCGCGCTACAAGACCGCCGTCGCGGTGCTGGCGACGAACCCGAAGCTGATCGAGGAGGCCGGCGGCGCGAAGAAATACCTGGAATCGAATCCGCTGGAGGGAGTACGCGTCTTCCCGGCGGGCAAGAACCAGGCGCGGACGGAGTCCGGAGACACCATCCTGGAAACCGAGGCCGAGACCTTCCTGGCGGCGAAGCAGAGCGAGCAAATGGCGATGGCGGGAGGCGGCGGCGGATACGGAGGGCTGGATGCGCTCAGCATGCTGCTGGAGTCGGCCTGCATGGAGCGGCCGGAAGGGTTCGGCGTAGGTGGCCCGAGCGACATCATGAAGCTGATCGGGCCGACGGTGGAAGCGGCGCTGGTGGACCGGCGCGGCGACCCGGAGAAATCGTGTATGGCGCTGGCGAAGATCCTGCAGGAAGTGTCGCCCGACATGGTGATGTCGGCATTCCCGGCGCATCGGCAAGCGGAACTGAAGGGAGCGCCAGCGGAGCAGGTGGCGGGAGAATTCGTCGAGGACACGGCCATCCAGTGGGCGGTACAGAAGCTGGCGACCGCACCCACCGGCCCGGAGGCGCTGGTGGTGGAAGAGGACGTGGTGCGCGTTCTGGTGCGCAGCCTGCAAGCGACGCGCATGGCGAACCGCATGGCCAACAAGCTGGCAACGTTCGTCAAGGAACACGTCTTCCCTCCGACGACGTACAAGAAGATCCAGGAAGAGTTGACGTGGGTGGGGCTTCCGTCCAAGCAGAAATACACCGAGCTGATGGCGCTGAAGCGGTTCGGAGTGGTCGAGTTCCGGCGGCTGATCGAACACTTGCGGGACCTGATGAAAGAGCAGGAACTGGAGAAGGCGAGCGAACTGGCCAAGCACTACTTCGATTCGCTCGATGGAGCCGAGCTCCATCCCGACGAATTGAGCCGGGGGCCGGAGCTGATCAACCTAATGGCGCGCGTGCGGACCGACTTCGCCGCCACCACGTCGGAACGGCTGTGCCGGGCACTGTTGCGGGAGGACGTCAACCAGTTCGTCCACTTCCAGCTGGCCAACAGCCTGGTGATCCTGTCGAAAAACGTCGCCACCTTTGAAGAATTCGACATCATCCAGAACATCGGGACAGCCATGGAGAAATCCATGGCGCGCGATCCGGGGCTGCACGTGAAATGCTGCTCCAACGGCCTGGCGGCGCTGTTGCCGCCGGTGGCGATGGAACGGACGATCGAGCTGCTGATGCAGAAACGCGACGACGCGGCCTGGGCGAAGACGGCCATGATGCTGATCCGCTGGAGCGGTACCCCCGCGGTGGAAAAGCTTTTTCAAATGCTGGAAAAGGAACAGATCGCGATCCACCGCATGGCCTTGCTGCGATTCATTGCACAGACGGGCAGTCTGGCGCTGGAGACGGCCCGGCGGCAACTCTCCCACGAGCGCTGGTACGTGGTGCGCAACGCGTGCAAGCTGCTGGGGGAGTTAAACGACCCGGACATCCTGCAATACCTCACCCCGGCGCTGCAACACGAGGACGAGCGGGTGCAGCAGGCCGCCCTGACGGCGCTGAACAAGAACCGCGTCTCCGGGCGCGGGCAGGTGATCGCGGAGAATCTTGCATTTTTCGGGCCCCACGTGCAGGAACAGGTCCTGGAAGAGCTGCTCTACCTCCGCGATCCGGCCACGCTCTCGGCGCTGGCGCAGTTCATCCTGGTTGAGGGGCGTGGGAAACTGACGACTTCGCAGAAGGCTGTCCAGGCCATCGCGGCCAATCCCGCGGAGCAGAGCCTGGAGCTGCTGGCCAATGTGTTGTGCGAGACCGAACTGGAAGTGGCCTTGCGCCGCACCGCGTTGAACGCGCTGCGAAACAATCCTTCGGAGATGGCACAGCGCCTGCTCGCAGATTTTCTCGCGCGCTTCCCGAACGACCCTCTGGCCGCCGACGGACAGCGGAAGGCGAAAACCGCGGCCAGCTGA
- the ppdK gene encoding pyruvate, phosphate dikinase, producing MSTTVAEVEREQPGAKAAKYVYFFGGGKAEGNGKMKDELGGKGAGLAEMTNAELPVPPGFTIQTEACREYMRGHGKMSPDVDRQMEEALHRLQQLQGQKLGMGENPLLVSVRSGAKFSMPGMMDTILNLGLNDQSVEALAKKSKNPRFAYDSYRRLIQMFGNVVLDIEKSAFEEVFDGKKKQRKVKLDTELDAKALKEVIDEYKKVVKKHAKRDFPQEPHEQLIMARDAVFRSWENDRAKHYRRINNIDDMLGTAVNVQAMVFGNLGESSGTGVGFTRNPATGVKEFYGEFLMNAQGEDVVAGIRTPVHISELQKIMPGVYNQLREITTRLEKHYRDMQDFEFTIQESKLYMLQTRNGKRTGRAAVRIAIQMVEEGLITKEEAIFRVDPNQLYDFLVPALDEKSIEVEVLATGLPASPGAAVGQIVFTADEAVVKAGHGPKKHPVILVRGETAPEDIHGMEVAAGILTSRGGMTSHAAVVTRGMGKCCVAGAGDIGVDEHAGEMRVKGQVFKEGDWISLDGTTGRVIKGKLNTVPPSADDPELQKLLGWAEPFRKIGVRANADIPRDAIQARAFGAEGIGLCRTEHMFFAEDRIPHMRAMIMATNEKDRRVALRKLLPMQRADFAGLFRAMDGLPVVIRTLDPPLHEFLPKREELMVEITKLECTKPKSPKLKELRQVLRRVEELHEFNPMLGFRGCRLGIALPEITEMQARAIFEAAVQVAKEGVKVIPEVMIPLTAGIKEMAHQGGIVRRVAEEVFAEKEMRVEYFVGTMIELPRACVVADEIAKEAEFFSFGTNDLTQTTFGFSRDDINKFLPSYIAEGILKQDPFQVIDREGVGDLVRMAIERGRKTRPKLEVGICGEHGGEPASVEFCHMVGMDYVSCSPYRVLTARLAAAQAAASEGKAEAGRTK from the coding sequence ATGAGCACCACAGTAGCGGAAGTCGAGAGAGAGCAGCCCGGCGCGAAAGCGGCGAAGTACGTTTACTTCTTCGGCGGAGGGAAGGCCGAGGGTAACGGCAAGATGAAGGATGAGCTGGGCGGCAAGGGCGCCGGGCTCGCGGAGATGACGAACGCGGAGCTCCCGGTGCCTCCGGGCTTCACCATCCAGACGGAGGCGTGCCGCGAGTACATGCGCGGCCACGGGAAGATGTCCCCCGATGTCGACCGGCAGATGGAGGAAGCGTTACATCGCCTGCAGCAGCTGCAGGGGCAGAAGCTGGGGATGGGCGAGAACCCGCTGCTGGTGAGCGTGCGTTCGGGCGCAAAGTTTTCCATGCCGGGGATGATGGACACCATCCTCAACCTCGGGCTGAACGACCAGAGCGTGGAGGCGCTGGCCAAGAAGAGCAAAAACCCGCGCTTCGCCTACGACTCCTACCGCCGCCTGATCCAGATGTTCGGGAACGTGGTGCTGGACATCGAAAAGTCGGCCTTCGAGGAGGTGTTCGACGGCAAGAAGAAGCAGCGCAAGGTCAAGCTCGACACCGAGCTGGACGCGAAGGCGCTCAAAGAGGTCATTGACGAGTACAAGAAAGTCGTCAAGAAACACGCCAAGCGCGACTTCCCGCAGGAGCCGCACGAGCAGCTGATCATGGCGCGCGACGCCGTGTTCCGCTCCTGGGAGAACGACCGCGCCAAGCATTACCGCCGCATCAACAACATCGACGACATGCTGGGCACCGCGGTGAACGTGCAGGCGATGGTCTTCGGCAACCTGGGCGAGAGCAGCGGCACGGGCGTCGGCTTCACCCGCAACCCCGCCACCGGCGTGAAGGAATTCTACGGGGAATTCCTGATGAACGCGCAGGGCGAAGACGTGGTGGCCGGCATCCGCACGCCGGTGCACATCTCCGAACTGCAGAAGATCATGCCGGGCGTCTACAACCAGCTGCGCGAGATCACGACGCGGCTGGAAAAACACTACCGCGACATGCAGGACTTCGAGTTCACCATCCAGGAAAGCAAGCTGTACATGCTGCAGACGCGCAACGGAAAGCGCACGGGGCGCGCTGCGGTGCGGATCGCCATCCAGATGGTGGAGGAAGGGCTGATCACGAAGGAAGAGGCGATCTTCCGTGTCGACCCCAACCAACTCTACGACTTCCTGGTGCCGGCGCTCGACGAGAAGAGCATCGAGGTGGAAGTGCTGGCCACCGGTTTGCCGGCGTCGCCGGGCGCGGCGGTCGGCCAGATCGTCTTTACCGCCGATGAAGCTGTGGTGAAGGCAGGCCACGGACCGAAGAAGCACCCGGTGATCCTGGTGCGCGGCGAGACCGCGCCGGAAGACATCCACGGCATGGAAGTCGCGGCCGGAATTCTGACCTCGCGCGGGGGCATGACCAGCCACGCGGCGGTGGTGACGCGCGGGATGGGCAAGTGCTGCGTGGCCGGCGCCGGCGACATCGGAGTGGACGAGCACGCAGGCGAAATGCGGGTGAAAGGCCAGGTCTTCAAGGAAGGCGACTGGATCTCGCTCGACGGGACGACCGGCCGGGTCATCAAGGGCAAGCTCAACACCGTACCGCCCTCGGCCGACGATCCCGAACTGCAGAAGCTGCTGGGCTGGGCGGAACCGTTCCGCAAGATCGGGGTGCGCGCCAATGCCGACATTCCGCGCGACGCCATCCAGGCACGGGCATTCGGAGCGGAGGGCATCGGCCTCTGCCGGACGGAACACATGTTCTTCGCCGAAGACCGCATCCCGCACATGCGGGCGATGATCATGGCCACCAACGAAAAAGACCGCCGGGTGGCGCTGCGCAAGCTGTTGCCCATGCAGCGGGCCGATTTCGCGGGGCTGTTCCGCGCCATGGACGGGCTGCCGGTGGTGATCCGCACGCTGGATCCGCCGCTGCACGAATTCCTGCCCAAGCGGGAAGAGCTGATGGTGGAGATCACGAAGCTGGAGTGCACCAAGCCGAAATCGCCGAAGTTGAAAGAACTACGGCAGGTGCTGCGCCGGGTGGAAGAGCTGCATGAGTTCAACCCCATGCTGGGCTTCCGCGGCTGCCGCCTGGGCATCGCCCTGCCGGAGATCACGGAGATGCAGGCGCGGGCGATCTTCGAAGCGGCGGTGCAGGTGGCCAAGGAGGGCGTGAAAGTGATCCCCGAGGTCATGATCCCGCTCACCGCGGGCATCAAGGAGATGGCGCACCAGGGCGGCATCGTGCGCCGGGTGGCGGAGGAGGTGTTCGCAGAGAAGGAGATGCGAGTCGAATACTTCGTCGGGACGATGATCGAGCTGCCGCGCGCCTGCGTGGTGGCGGACGAGATCGCCAAGGAAGCCGAGTTCTTCAGCTTCGGCACCAACGACCTGACGCAGACCACGTTCGGCTTCTCGCGGGACGACATCAACAAATTCCTGCCGAGCTACATCGCCGAAGGCATCCTGAAGCAGGACCCGTTCCAGGTGATCGACCGTGAAGGCGTCGGAGACCTGGTTCGCATGGCTATCGAGCGCGGGCGCAAGACGCGTCCCAAGCTCGAGGTCGGAATCTGCGGCGAGCACGGCGGAGAACCGGCTTCGGTCGAGTTCTGCCACATGGTGGGCATGGACTACGTTTCCTGCTCGCCATATCGCGTGCTGACCGCGCGACTGGCTGCGGCGCAAGCGGCCGCCAGCGAAGGTAAAGCGGAGGCGGGAAGAACGAAGTAG
- a CDS encoding corrinoid protein: protein MHEETFQAMRQSVLDGAPDHAFELAQRALELGIDPLEAINAGYVSGMNAVGAQYGCGQMFLPDLMASSEAMSAAMSVLEPALRRLGGERPTRGTVVLGTTKGDIHEIGKKLVGTLLAANGFRVHDLGADVASETFAAKAQELNADIVGVSALLTTTMDGQKKVIEALERAGLRPRVKVIVGGAPVSHQWAEQIGADGYGKDAMSAVALAKSLLQVEEPA from the coding sequence GTGCACGAGGAAACCTTCCAGGCCATGCGCCAGAGCGTCCTGGACGGCGCCCCTGACCACGCGTTTGAGCTGGCGCAGCGCGCGCTCGAGCTCGGCATCGATCCCCTCGAAGCCATCAACGCAGGCTACGTGTCCGGCATGAATGCCGTGGGAGCGCAGTACGGGTGCGGGCAGATGTTCCTACCCGATTTGATGGCCTCGAGTGAGGCCATGAGCGCCGCCATGTCGGTGCTGGAACCCGCGCTGCGGAGGCTCGGAGGAGAGCGCCCGACGCGGGGCACGGTCGTGCTGGGAACCACCAAGGGCGATATCCACGAGATCGGAAAAAAGCTGGTGGGCACGCTGCTGGCCGCCAACGGCTTCCGGGTCCATGACCTTGGGGCAGACGTGGCCAGCGAGACCTTCGCTGCGAAGGCACAGGAGCTGAACGCCGACATCGTGGGCGTGTCCGCGCTGCTGACCACCACCATGGACGGGCAGAAGAAAGTGATCGAGGCGCTGGAACGCGCGGGCTTGCGGCCCCGGGTCAAGGTGATCGTTGGCGGTGCGCCGGTGAGCCATCAATGGGCCGAACAGATCGGCGCCGACGGTTATGGCAAGGACGCAATGAGCGCGGTCGCGTTGGCAAAGTCGCTGCTGCAAGTCGAGGAGCCCGCATGA
- a CDS encoding ferredoxin family protein translates to MAYVIAEPCIGTKDTACVDACPVDCIHPKKDEEKHATEEMLYIDPVECIDCGACVPVCPVSAIFALDDLPEKWKHFTERNAKYYGR, encoded by the coding sequence ATGGCATATGTAATCGCTGAACCCTGTATTGGAACCAAGGACACCGCTTGCGTGGACGCCTGCCCGGTGGACTGCATCCACCCCAAGAAGGATGAGGAAAAGCACGCGACGGAAGAGATGCTCTACATCGACCCGGTCGAGTGCATCGACTGTGGCGCATGCGTGCCGGTTTGCCCGGTGTCGGCCATCTTCGCGCTGGACGACCTGCCGGAGAAGTGGAAACACTTCACCGAGCGCAATGCGAAGTACTACGGACGGTAA